In Methanofollis aquaemaris, the genomic window CATATGGACATCGACCTGGCCGGGCGTCTCGATGGCGGCGAGGAGTTCCCATGCCGCCACCCGTCCCACCTTCTCGGCCGGCAACCCCCGTCGGCCCAGGGCCACCCCCCCCTTCGACCCGCACCAGGTCGTCACCGAGGTTCCGGTGCCGGGGCCTCCGGTCCGTACGATCTCAACCGGATAGTCGGGAAGGAGTGCTGCCGCGGCCTCAGCCTGCCGCTCGGCCACATGCTCGGGGAGGCCCTGCGAGCAGGAGATGATCCCCCGGCGTGGGGGCACGACCGTGAGGTCGAGCGGGCGCAGGGTGGAGGGTTCCACGCTGACCCGAACCCGGCCCCCGCCACGCGGGAAGTAGCCCCGGTTGAGGATCTCCATCCTGACCCTTGCCCCATGGGCCTGCAGGACCGGGAGCAGCACCTCGGCGCAATAGTCGATGGTCGGGCTCTTCTGGACCTCGGTCCCGCCGGAGAGAGTGATCGCCCCTCCCGTGGCCAGGGCCACCGGGAGCCAGGCCTGGAGGACGAGCGGGATACTCCCGGCCGTCCCGATCGCGATCTCGCCCCTGGCACATCGCAGTTCGCCGGGGAAAAATGTGAGCTCGGTGCTCCCGATCGAGCACCCCTGCATCTCTGCTCCGCAGGTGAGGGCCACCGCCCGCACCGCCGTGCAGTGCTGGGCCGCCAGTCCGGGCTTTGGGCGCCCTGCCCTGATATGGGTGAGCCTGAGCGGGGTGCCGGTCAGCGCCGCGAGGGCGACGGCGGTCCGT contains:
- the rtcA gene encoding RNA 3'-terminal phosphate cyclase translates to MLEIDGSMGEGGGQVVRTAVALAALTGTPLRLTHIRAGRPKPGLAAQHCTAVRAVALTCGAEMQGCSIGSTELTFFPGELRCARGEIAIGTAGSIPLVLQAWLPVALATGGAITLSGGTEVQKSPTIDYCAEVLLPVLQAHGARVRMEILNRGYFPRGGGRVRVSVEPSTLRPLDLTVVPPRRGIISCSQGLPEHVAERQAEAAAALLPDYPVEIVRTGGPGTGTSVTTWCGSKGGVALGRRGLPAEKVGRVAAWELLAAIETPGQVDVHMADQLLIYLARAGGRYTAPALSSHAATACALLARFGREVTVSGTSPAVFSA